From the genome of Arthrobacter alpinus, one region includes:
- the prcA gene encoding proteasome subunit alpha, whose protein sequence is MSQQFYVSPEQMMKDRADFARKGIARGRSVVVLSYRDGIALVAENPSATLHKIGEIYDRIAFAAVGKYNEFESLRQAGVRYADVRGYSYDRSDVSARGLASVYAQSLGTVFTAEQKPFEVELAVAEVGAIQAQDHIFRLTFDGSIADESGYLAMGGNAELVQGQLRDLWQVGAGLEQALAWAVAALQKPRQDIAGAGGGPGADGLGAGNLEVAVLERNGHEVRGTHRAFKRLAPAEVEKILSSQGKA, encoded by the coding sequence ATGTCACAACAGTTTTATGTTTCCCCTGAACAGATGATGAAGGACCGAGCCGACTTTGCCCGCAAGGGGATCGCCCGGGGTCGGTCCGTGGTGGTTCTCAGCTACCGGGACGGCATTGCCCTGGTGGCGGAGAACCCATCGGCAACCCTGCACAAGATCGGTGAGATATACGATCGCATAGCGTTTGCCGCGGTCGGAAAGTACAACGAGTTTGAAAGCTTGCGACAGGCGGGAGTTAGGTACGCGGACGTCCGCGGATACTCTTACGACAGATCCGATGTCAGCGCCCGTGGCTTGGCAAGCGTCTACGCGCAAAGCCTGGGGACGGTGTTTACGGCCGAACAAAAGCCCTTCGAGGTGGAGTTGGCCGTTGCCGAGGTTGGCGCCATCCAGGCGCAGGACCATATTTTTCGCCTCACCTTTGACGGCTCCATCGCCGACGAGTCGGGCTACTTGGCCATGGGCGGCAATGCTGAGCTGGTCCAAGGGCAGCTGCGGGACCTCTGGCAGGTCGGGGCCGGTCTGGAACAGGCACTTGCCTGGGCGGTGGCCGCCTTGCAAAAGCCCCGGCAGGACATCGCCGGGGCCGGTGGCGGCCCCGGCGCGGACGGTCTCGGTGCCGGTAATTTGGAAGTTGCCGTGCTAGAGCGAAACGGCCATGAAGTGCGTGGCACACACCGTGCCTTTAAACGGTTGGCACCGGCCGAGGTGGAAAAGATTTTGAGCTCCCAGGGAAAGGCCTAG
- the pafA gene encoding Pup--protein ligase produces MDRRIFGIETEFGIAYSAPGSRPLSPEEVARYLFRKVVSWGRSSNVFLPNGSRLYLDVGSHPEYATAECDSIEQLIAHDKAGELILNELVSEAQSRLALEGYTGKIFLFKNNVDSAGNSYGSHENYLITRRGEFSRLADILIPFLVTRQLLAGAGKVMGAQQGGRFAFSQRADHIWEGVSSATTRSRPIINTRDEPHADAELYRRLHVIVGDSNMSETTTMLKVGTVDLLLRMIEAGTIMSDMRMENPIRSIREISHDLTGKHAVKMADGRTLNALEIQRHYLDKVSAFVRSHGAHNELVPRILDLWGRTLDAVEAQDYSSIDTEIDWAIKHKLLTAYADRHGLDLGSAQVAQLDLRYHDISQERGLFNMLVRRGAAARVSHNEAIAQAVDVAPSTTRAALRGRFVSAARDSGRDYTVDWVHLKLNDRSHQTILCKDPFASTDERVDELIASLQPGY; encoded by the coding sequence GTGGATCGGCGTATTTTTGGCATCGAGACTGAGTTTGGCATTGCCTACTCGGCTCCCGGCTCACGTCCCTTATCTCCCGAAGAAGTGGCCCGCTACCTTTTTAGAAAGGTGGTGAGCTGGGGGCGCTCCTCCAACGTGTTCCTACCCAATGGTTCCCGGCTGTACCTGGATGTGGGATCCCACCCCGAATACGCCACCGCTGAATGTGACTCCATTGAGCAGCTTATTGCCCATGACAAGGCAGGGGAACTCATTCTCAACGAACTCGTCTCCGAGGCCCAGTCACGGCTGGCCTTGGAAGGTTACACCGGAAAAATCTTCTTGTTCAAGAACAACGTTGACTCTGCAGGGAACTCCTATGGCAGCCACGAAAACTACCTGATCACCCGGCGCGGGGAATTCAGCAGGTTGGCGGACATCCTGATTCCCTTCCTAGTGACGCGCCAGTTGCTGGCCGGGGCCGGAAAAGTCATGGGCGCCCAACAGGGGGGACGCTTTGCCTTTTCCCAACGCGCCGATCATATTTGGGAAGGCGTGTCATCGGCCACCACCCGCTCCCGGCCCATCATCAACACCCGGGATGAACCCCACGCCGACGCCGAACTGTACCGGCGCCTGCACGTGATTGTGGGCGACTCGAACATGAGCGAAACCACCACCATGCTCAAGGTAGGCACCGTGGACTTGCTGCTGCGCATGATCGAGGCTGGCACCATCATGAGCGATATGCGGATGGAAAACCCGATCCGCAGCATTCGAGAGATTTCCCACGATCTCACGGGCAAGCATGCCGTGAAAATGGCTGATGGGCGCACACTGAACGCCCTTGAAATTCAGCGGCACTACTTGGATAAGGTCAGCGCCTTCGTCCGTTCCCACGGGGCACACAACGAGCTGGTCCCACGTATCTTGGACCTTTGGGGGCGCACCCTGGATGCCGTGGAGGCACAAGACTACTCAAGCATTGACACCGAGATCGACTGGGCTATTAAGCACAAACTGTTGACCGCCTACGCGGACCGCCACGGTCTGGACCTTGGCTCGGCCCAGGTGGCACAGCTGGATTTGCGCTATCACGATATTTCCCAGGAGCGTGGCCTGTTCAACATGCTTGTGCGCCGTGGGGCGGCGGCCAGGGTCAGCCACAATGAGGCCATCGCACAGGCTGTCGATGTGGCACCATCCACTACTAGGGCTGCGCTGCGCGGGAGATTCGTCTCCGCCGCCCGTGACTCCGGGCGTGACTACACTGTCGATTGGGTGCACCTGAAGCTCAATGACCGCTCACACCAAACCATCTTGTGTAAGGATCCCTTTGCCAGCACCGATGAGCGCGTGGACGAGCTGATAGCTTCGTTGCAGCCCGGCTACTAG
- a CDS encoding FKBP-type peptidyl-prolyl cis-trans isomerase: protein MRRILALLLPLLLLLSACSGATSDPSSSDSASTPPANAEALASVKVEDHGAGKPPTVTFDKPLAIKAESIRVVTEGTGAEIKAGQAVTLRAIGLNAEDGTSEGNNFADPAGERMLFDDTFKSQNPVVYNTFVGAKIGSYVAYAYPGTPAVAGSSAAPSQPAKPTVLSVFFIESASDIVKPLTKPEGETLTPPAGLPTVKENDKGVPAITIGDAKAPTELIAQDLIKGKGADVKSGDTIVVNYAGATFSDGKVFDESYSKGQTFTTPIGVGKVIPGWDKGLVGKTVGSRVLLVIPKELAYASANASNGQPIGDLVFVVDILGVE, encoded by the coding sequence GTGCGCCGAATTCTTGCACTGCTCCTGCCCTTACTGCTTCTTTTGAGCGCATGTTCCGGAGCAACCTCTGACCCCAGCTCCAGCGACTCGGCCAGTACCCCACCGGCCAATGCGGAGGCCCTGGCCTCCGTGAAGGTGGAAGATCACGGCGCCGGCAAGCCGCCCACTGTCACCTTTGACAAGCCGTTGGCAATCAAAGCCGAGTCCATCAGGGTAGTCACAGAAGGCACCGGCGCCGAAATCAAGGCCGGCCAGGCAGTGACCCTTCGTGCCATCGGCCTCAACGCCGAGGACGGCACCTCAGAAGGAAACAACTTTGCCGACCCGGCAGGGGAGCGCATGCTCTTTGACGACACCTTCAAGTCCCAGAACCCGGTCGTCTATAACACCTTTGTCGGCGCCAAGATCGGCTCCTACGTGGCTTACGCATACCCCGGAACCCCGGCCGTTGCAGGAAGCAGTGCAGCCCCCAGCCAGCCAGCAAAGCCAACCGTTTTGAGCGTATTTTTCATTGAATCAGCCAGTGACATTGTCAAGCCGCTGACCAAGCCCGAGGGCGAGACGCTCACTCCTCCCGCCGGTCTGCCCACGGTGAAAGAGAACGACAAGGGTGTTCCCGCCATCACCATCGGGGATGCCAAGGCACCCACTGAACTCATTGCCCAGGACCTGATCAAGGGCAAGGGCGCCGATGTGAAGTCCGGTGACACGATCGTCGTGAACTATGCGGGCGCCACGTTCTCCGACGGCAAGGTTTTCGATGAGAGCTACTCCAAGGGACAGACCTTCACCACCCCCATCGGAGTAGGTAAAGTCATCCCCGGATGGGACAAGGGACTCGTGGGTAAAACCGTGGGGTCCAGGGTTCTGTTAGTCATCCCTAAGGAGTTGGCATATGCCTCGGCGAACGCCAGCAATGGCCAGCCCATCGGCGACTTGGTCTTTGTTGTTGATATCCTTGGTGTCGAGTAG
- a CDS encoding FKBP-type peptidyl-prolyl cis-trans isomerase, producing the protein MSFGTRDFDRTKPEIEFPDHAVPTELVIEDIVEGTGTEVVRGSTVSTHYVGVAFSTGEEFDSSWGRGTPLEFKAGIGQVIQGWDQGLLGMKVGGRRRLEIPSELAYGSRGAGGAIGPNEALIFVVDLVGVR; encoded by the coding sequence ATGTCATTTGGCACCCGCGACTTTGATCGCACCAAACCCGAAATTGAATTCCCCGACCACGCCGTCCCCACCGAACTGGTCATTGAGGACATCGTGGAAGGAACCGGCACGGAGGTGGTGCGAGGCAGTACAGTCTCCACCCACTATGTGGGCGTCGCGTTCTCCACGGGCGAAGAGTTTGACTCATCCTGGGGCCGCGGCACGCCGCTTGAATTCAAGGCCGGAATCGGCCAGGTCATCCAGGGCTGGGATCAGGGCTTGCTCGGCATGAAGGTGGGCGGCCGTCGCCGTCTGGAAATCCCTTCCGAGCTGGCTTACGGCTCACGAGGCGCCGGTGGAGCAATCGGCCCCAACGAAGCGTTGATCTTTGTGGTTGATCTGGTGGGCGTTCGCTGA
- a CDS encoding helix-turn-helix transcriptional regulator, whose amino-acid sequence MSTSIDASERRLNLVIALLGTRQGHSRHYIREHVNGYARIASTAAAEVTAGVAFERMFERDKETLRELGIPISTTATHDLDSAEQALYRIKPGEYRVPEIRLDEPAMTLLAVAANLWAEAAFSEAAQSALRKIAARSGSSWYDDDTTVQSRIRTREPAFEPLWTALRQGNPVRFHYRGAGTETATPRLVHPWGLGSKYGEWYLSGLDLQKSEQRNFRLSRIQSEVTVLTEEQLTRPARFSIGTILDGLGKQEPYRAVVIVPTGSTHSLRSREGTTVLDPRGPAGTDTLSISYREPELMADDLAALGAYATVMEPRDLREAVVARLQAAAAAARQAPPVTYDPARPAEAGFGPVLAAPRGKKKDSRDRLLRLLSMVPFLVANPGIEESELAQEFGLSAKQLSKDLATLTVSGLPGYLHGDLMDVSNEAGQVFIRDAETLASPLRLTQEEACALLVGMDALTAIPGTREARSLRTAIDSLKRVAGEDAWLADAVALQLLTSGELATIAQLQALIGEGDAAEISYLVRSRDELTQRVIEPRRIFSIDSQWYIRAWCRRAGEMRSFRVDGIRSLHAAGPQTQHGASHTQTAPASSNGVYTPGAHDQQVQLVADAATAQRLAPAYGATLHQLPPGADGTERLGVQMLVGESRTVAPLMARLGGHAHVVAPLALREETFTWLTASLAHYGATEDDDAVGESTKTTPSQDG is encoded by the coding sequence GTGTCCACATCAATCGATGCCAGCGAACGCAGGCTCAACCTCGTCATTGCGTTGCTGGGTACCCGGCAGGGCCACAGCAGGCACTACATTCGCGAACATGTCAACGGGTACGCCCGGATAGCGTCAACAGCCGCCGCGGAAGTTACGGCCGGTGTTGCCTTTGAACGCATGTTTGAACGGGACAAGGAAACCCTGCGCGAACTGGGCATCCCCATCTCCACAACCGCCACCCACGATCTGGACAGTGCCGAACAGGCCCTGTACCGGATCAAGCCCGGCGAATACCGTGTCCCCGAGATCCGCCTTGACGAACCAGCCATGACCTTGCTGGCTGTTGCCGCCAACCTGTGGGCCGAGGCAGCCTTCAGCGAGGCGGCCCAGTCTGCCCTGCGCAAGATCGCCGCCCGTTCCGGATCAAGCTGGTACGACGACGACACCACCGTCCAGTCACGCATCCGCACCCGTGAGCCGGCCTTTGAACCCTTGTGGACAGCCCTGCGTCAGGGCAACCCCGTGCGGTTCCACTACAGGGGCGCGGGCACCGAAACCGCCACACCCCGCTTGGTTCACCCGTGGGGCCTTGGCAGCAAATACGGCGAATGGTATCTCTCGGGCTTGGACCTTCAGAAGTCTGAGCAGCGCAACTTCCGCCTCTCACGGATTCAATCAGAGGTCACCGTGCTGACTGAGGAACAGCTGACGCGACCGGCCCGGTTCTCCATCGGCACCATCCTGGACGGGCTGGGGAAGCAGGAACCCTACCGGGCAGTGGTGATTGTACCCACGGGTTCAACGCACTCCCTGCGCAGCAGGGAAGGAACCACCGTGCTTGACCCACGTGGTCCCGCAGGCACTGACACCTTGTCCATCAGCTACCGTGAACCGGAGCTGATGGCAGACGATCTGGCTGCCTTGGGCGCCTACGCCACGGTCATGGAACCACGCGATCTGCGGGAAGCCGTTGTCGCCAGGCTCCAGGCGGCGGCCGCCGCTGCCAGGCAGGCACCACCGGTAACGTATGACCCCGCACGGCCGGCGGAGGCCGGTTTCGGGCCTGTCCTAGCGGCCCCGCGGGGCAAAAAGAAGGACTCCCGCGATAGATTGCTGCGGTTGCTCTCCATGGTGCCGTTCCTGGTGGCAAACCCCGGCATTGAAGAATCGGAGCTAGCACAGGAATTTGGCCTGTCAGCGAAACAGCTCAGCAAGGATTTAGCGACCCTGACGGTGTCCGGCCTGCCCGGCTACCTGCACGGAGACCTCATGGATGTCAGCAATGAGGCCGGCCAAGTGTTCATCCGCGACGCAGAAACTCTCGCCAGTCCACTGCGCCTGACCCAGGAAGAAGCCTGCGCCCTACTGGTGGGAATGGACGCCTTGACGGCCATCCCGGGCACCCGTGAGGCGCGGTCCCTGCGCACCGCCATCGACTCGCTCAAGCGGGTGGCGGGCGAGGACGCATGGCTCGCGGACGCCGTCGCCCTGCAATTGCTCACCAGCGGTGAACTGGCCACGATTGCCCAACTGCAGGCCTTGATCGGTGAAGGCGACGCCGCCGAGATCAGCTACCTTGTCCGCAGCCGGGACGAACTGACCCAACGTGTCATAGAACCCCGGCGCATCTTTTCCATCGACTCGCAGTGGTACATCCGCGCCTGGTGCAGGCGGGCCGGGGAGATGCGCAGCTTCCGGGTGGATGGTATTCGTTCCCTACACGCGGCCGGGCCCCAGACTCAGCACGGTGCCAGCCACACCCAGACCGCGCCGGCTTCCTCCAACGGCGTCTACACCCCGGGCGCCCACGACCAACAGGTCCAATTGGTGGCAGATGCGGCCACCGCCCAACGGCTGGCACCTGCCTATGGCGCCACCTTGCACCAACTGCCTCCGGGCGCGGACGGGACCGAACGTTTGGGTGTGCAGATGTTGGTGGGCGAGAGCCGCACCGTCGCCCCCCTCATGGCCCGCCTGGGCGGGCACGCCCACGTGGTGGCGCCGTTGGCGCTCCGGGAGGAAACTTTCACCTGGCTGACCGCCTCGCTGGCACACTATGGGGCCACTGAAGACGATGACGCTGTGGGCGAAAGCACTAAGACCACTCCCAGTCAGGACGGCTAG
- a CDS encoding Sec-independent protein translocase subunit TatA produces MAIFREPWVLGIIILVAILLFAGPKLPSIARNLGQSMRIIKSEVKEMKNDGKEEKTAAPTPDAESPVEGKIVNDPTKPGTTDGTGV; encoded by the coding sequence GTGGCAATATTTAGGGAACCGTGGGTTCTTGGCATCATCATTCTCGTAGCGATTCTCCTGTTCGCAGGGCCGAAGCTGCCGAGCATAGCCCGCAACCTTGGACAGTCAATGCGCATCATCAAATCCGAGGTCAAGGAAATGAAGAACGACGGCAAGGAAGAAAAGACTGCCGCACCCACACCCGACGCCGAATCACCTGTCGAGGGCAAGATCGTCAACGACCCCACGAAGCCGGGCACCACTGACGGCACCGGCGTCTAG
- the tatC gene encoding twin-arginine translocase subunit TatC, which produces MSLKEHLVEARNRLFKSALAMIPGIVIGWILYDPLMAAVTAPLRDISAERHIVASLNFEGVTTSFDLKLQISLILGLILASPVWIYQLWAFITPGLTKKERRYTLSYLFAAVPLFLAGVYVGWLIWPNIVRALTSFTPEGGSNIMKAVDYLQFVLQLMLFMGVAFLVPVLLFALNAIGMVRGKTYLKAWRFTILGVTIVSAMAAPGSDVMSMFFLAAPLLVLYFGAIGLCILNDKRRDRRLAKRAKETEANADVATPSKDLEIH; this is translated from the coding sequence ATGTCCCTTAAAGAGCATCTGGTTGAAGCTAGGAACAGGCTCTTCAAGAGTGCCTTGGCCATGATTCCCGGGATCGTCATCGGGTGGATTCTCTATGACCCCCTGATGGCAGCCGTGACTGCGCCACTGCGTGACATCAGCGCCGAACGGCACATTGTCGCCTCACTTAACTTTGAAGGCGTCACAACCTCGTTTGACCTGAAGCTACAAATATCGCTCATTCTGGGTCTTATTCTGGCCTCACCTGTCTGGATCTACCAGCTGTGGGCGTTCATCACGCCCGGGCTGACGAAGAAGGAACGCCGTTACACGCTGTCGTACCTGTTTGCCGCGGTTCCCTTGTTCCTGGCCGGCGTGTACGTTGGCTGGCTGATCTGGCCCAACATTGTTCGGGCCTTGACATCCTTCACACCGGAGGGCGGCTCCAACATCATGAAGGCCGTCGACTACCTCCAGTTCGTGCTGCAGCTGATGCTGTTTATGGGTGTCGCGTTCTTGGTCCCCGTCCTGCTTTTTGCGTTGAACGCCATCGGCATGGTGCGCGGCAAGACGTATTTGAAGGCTTGGCGATTCACCATCTTGGGTGTCACCATCGTCTCGGCTATGGCGGCACCGGGTTCGGATGTCATGTCGATGTTCTTCTTGGCCGCACCCCTGTTAGTACTGTACTTCGGCGCCATCGGGCTGTGCATTCTCAATGACAAGCGCAGGGATCGGCGCCTGGCCAAACGGGCGAAGGAAACCGAAGCGAACGCCGACGTTGCCACACCGTCGAAGGACTTGGAAATTCACTGA
- a CDS encoding DEAD/DEAH box helicase — MPELPTPAERYLAARDNVADAASDFGAFKETLDFDLDDFQLTACRALVAGRGVLVAAPTGAGKTIVGEFAVYLALSRGHKAFYTTPIKALSNQKYQELARKYGAENVGLLTGDTSINSEAPVVVMTTEVLRNMLYADSQTLSGLAYVVMDEVHYLADRFRGAVWEEVIIHLPSEVSVVSLSATVSNAEEFGAWLGTVRGDTAVVVSEHRPVPLWQHVMVQREIVDLFATQQSFDEIAADLAPGQDPRFKVNPELLKLARSENPQAHRGRPGSRPGRRDHRSGSGNGAGASKYSSPLNRSAAGMVQKASRPQVIRALESANLLPAITFIFSRAACDAAVQQCAAAGLWLTTAQEQAEIARRVDAACADLPDSDKDILGYWGWRDGLQRGLAAHHAGMLPSFKEVVEELFADGLVQAVFATETLALGINMPARTVVLEKLEKFNGEAHVDITAGEYTQLTGRAGRRGIDVEGHAVVLWQPGTDPAAVAGLASRRTYPLNSSFRPTYNMSINLMAQFGRHRTRDILESSFAQFQADRSVVDLAKQVRSREESLVGYEKAMACHRGDFSEYARLRRELSDHESGASKSKAKQRRTALTQSLSALSPGDVIMVPAGRTPGYAVVLEADPSAREPRPLILTLEKEVRRLSINDLAGPPSQQTHVRLGKNFNAKVPKDRRNLLEAVSDALAQAGSKRAGRGAFDIADSPYSDTEAVQALRRALHAHPCHDCSDREEHARWAERWWKLRRETDVLARAIAQRTNTIAKTFDRVTDLLSAYGFVELDDAGNARPSADGQRLRRVYGEKDLLIAMALREGAFEDLDAAELAAFTTAVVYQAKREHDGARPRMPSVSLETSVETVVRLWAALADTEEAHRLPLTSEPELGLVWPMFKWATGRSLQDSLHGTELAAGDFVRWTKQVIDLLGQLSTVPGMPAHFSRLCKSAIDLLRRGVVAYTTVVD; from the coding sequence ATGCCTGAGCTTCCAACACCCGCCGAACGCTATCTGGCAGCCAGGGACAACGTCGCTGACGCCGCTAGTGACTTTGGCGCTTTCAAGGAAACGCTCGACTTTGATTTAGATGATTTTCAACTCACCGCGTGCCGGGCCCTTGTGGCCGGCCGCGGTGTTTTAGTTGCCGCCCCCACCGGTGCCGGGAAAACCATTGTGGGAGAATTTGCCGTCTACCTGGCCCTGTCTCGCGGGCACAAGGCGTTTTACACCACGCCCATCAAGGCCCTGAGCAACCAGAAATACCAGGAGCTGGCCCGCAAATACGGCGCGGAAAACGTGGGGCTGCTGACGGGGGACACCAGCATCAACTCAGAGGCCCCCGTGGTGGTGATGACCACGGAGGTGTTGCGCAACATGCTCTACGCGGATTCGCAAACACTTTCCGGCCTGGCTTACGTGGTGATGGACGAGGTCCACTACCTGGCCGACAGATTCCGTGGCGCCGTGTGGGAGGAAGTGATCATCCACCTGCCCAGCGAAGTATCTGTGGTGTCCTTGAGCGCCACCGTGTCCAATGCCGAGGAATTTGGTGCCTGGTTGGGCACTGTGCGCGGCGACACCGCCGTGGTGGTTTCGGAGCACCGGCCGGTGCCGTTGTGGCAGCACGTGATGGTCCAGCGCGAGATCGTGGACCTTTTTGCCACGCAACAGTCCTTCGACGAGATTGCCGCTGACCTGGCCCCGGGCCAGGATCCGCGCTTCAAGGTCAATCCGGAGCTGCTCAAGCTTGCCCGCAGTGAAAACCCCCAGGCCCACCGGGGCCGGCCGGGGTCACGCCCCGGGCGGCGGGATCACCGCAGCGGTTCCGGCAATGGCGCCGGTGCCTCCAAATATTCTTCACCCTTGAACCGCTCGGCAGCCGGCATGGTACAGAAGGCGTCCCGGCCCCAGGTCATCAGGGCACTGGAAAGCGCCAATCTTCTTCCTGCCATCACGTTCATCTTCTCCCGGGCCGCATGTGACGCAGCGGTCCAGCAGTGCGCCGCCGCCGGCCTGTGGCTCACCACGGCGCAGGAGCAAGCGGAGATTGCCCGCCGCGTTGACGCGGCGTGTGCCGATCTGCCCGATTCCGACAAGGACATCTTGGGCTACTGGGGTTGGCGGGACGGTTTGCAGCGCGGGCTTGCAGCCCACCACGCAGGCATGCTGCCCAGCTTCAAGGAAGTCGTGGAGGAACTGTTCGCCGACGGTCTGGTGCAGGCCGTGTTCGCCACAGAAACACTCGCCCTGGGCATCAACATGCCGGCTCGCACAGTGGTTTTGGAGAAACTTGAAAAATTCAATGGCGAAGCGCACGTGGATATCACAGCGGGGGAGTACACCCAGCTGACCGGCCGGGCAGGGCGCCGCGGCATTGATGTGGAGGGGCACGCGGTGGTGCTGTGGCAACCAGGCACCGACCCTGCCGCGGTGGCAGGCCTGGCATCCAGGCGCACCTACCCGTTGAACTCTAGCTTCCGGCCCACCTACAACATGAGCATCAACCTCATGGCCCAATTTGGCCGCCATCGGACCCGGGACATCCTGGAGTCCTCGTTTGCCCAGTTCCAGGCGGACAGGTCAGTGGTTGATCTGGCCAAGCAGGTCAGGTCCCGGGAGGAATCCTTGGTGGGCTATGAGAAGGCCATGGCCTGCCATCGGGGGGACTTCAGCGAGTACGCGAGACTGCGCCGCGAACTATCCGACCACGAGAGTGGCGCATCGAAGTCCAAGGCGAAACAGCGGCGTACCGCGCTGACTCAGTCACTGTCCGCCCTGAGCCCTGGGGACGTGATCATGGTTCCGGCCGGACGAACCCCCGGTTACGCCGTCGTACTCGAAGCCGATCCCAGCGCGCGTGAACCTCGCCCCCTGATACTGACTCTGGAGAAGGAGGTGCGCCGGCTGAGCATCAATGACCTTGCCGGTCCCCCCTCCCAACAGACTCATGTTCGCCTCGGCAAAAACTTCAACGCGAAGGTTCCCAAGGACCGCAGGAACCTGCTGGAGGCGGTGTCGGATGCGCTCGCCCAAGCCGGGAGCAAGCGGGCAGGCAGAGGCGCCTTTGACATTGCCGATTCGCCGTACAGCGACACCGAGGCCGTCCAGGCCCTCCGCCGGGCTTTGCATGCCCACCCCTGCCACGATTGCAGCGATCGTGAGGAGCACGCGCGCTGGGCTGAACGCTGGTGGAAACTACGGCGCGAGACCGATGTCCTGGCCCGGGCTATCGCGCAACGGACCAACACCATCGCCAAAACCTTTGACAGGGTCACCGATCTGCTGTCGGCCTACGGTTTCGTGGAGCTGGACGACGCCGGGAACGCACGCCCCAGCGCAGACGGCCAACGCTTGCGCCGGGTTTACGGGGAGAAGGATTTGCTGATCGCCATGGCCCTGCGTGAGGGTGCCTTCGAGGACTTGGACGCAGCTGAACTCGCAGCATTCACCACGGCCGTCGTCTACCAGGCCAAGCGTGAGCACGACGGGGCCCGGCCGCGGATGCCCAGTGTCAGTTTGGAAACCTCGGTGGAAACCGTGGTGCGGCTGTGGGCGGCATTGGCGGACACTGAGGAAGCCCACCGCCTGCCGTTGACCAGCGAACCCGAACTGGGCCTTGTCTGGCCCATGTTCAAGTGGGCCACGGGGCGCTCCCTCCAAGACTCGCTGCACGGCACTGAACTGGCTGCCGGTGACTTTGTCCGCTGGACCAAACAAGTGATTGACCTGCTGGGCCAACTGTCGACGGTGCCGGGAATGCCCGCCCACTTCTCGCGGTTGTGCAAGTCGGCCATTGATTTGCTACGCCGCGGCGTAGTGGCGTACACCACTGTTGTGGACTAG